From a single Rosa rugosa chromosome 7, drRosRugo1.1, whole genome shotgun sequence genomic region:
- the LOC133721260 gene encoding PAN domain-containing protein At5g03700 codes for METHFINSVTRLRATQLLLCTLAILLFSPTATTLSELPRGFKATPDSSTQTFQPLLSDSTGNFSLGFLRVNKTQLALAVLHVPSSEPFWVANPAQLARWSDRTHLTFNGSLVLSDPQTRTYWSTHTDADHVILLNNSNLLIQSANQNEAPAWQSFDFPTNTLVENQNFTSKMVLISSNGLYSMRLGPDFIGLYANFNEGSDQIYLRHKAMEAKTDIVENEGPIYAQINPDRYLGMYQTGNPLPADVQKFNSYQTPITGFLRVRLEPDGNLVGYFWDGSKWVLDYRAISQSCELPSACGSYGLCTAGNGCSCLDNRTEFASGECFAAQSGDFCSDGIPRNNFWVLRRNGVEPPYKELMGYQTTSSLDQCERLCERNCSCWGAVFNNASGFCYMMDYPIQTLVGVGDETKIGYFKVREGAGRKKMTVGVGVGIGVMCGVVLILVGIVGVWRFRVWKRKRGGGAVKSRFMEQNGGVSPGPYKDLGSASFRSIEMGST; via the coding sequence TATATTACTCTTCTCACCCACCGCCACCACCCTATCAGAGCTTCCCAGAGGCTTCAAGGCCACTCCCGACTCCTCAACCCAAACCTTCCAACCTCTCCTCTCCGACTCCACTGGCAATTTCTCCCTCGGCTTTCTCCGAGTCAACAAAACCCAGCTGGCTCTCGCCGTCCTCCACGTTCCGTCATCTGAGCCCTTCTGGGTGGCAAACCCTGCCCAACTCGCTCGCTGGTCCGACCGTACCCACCTCACTTTCAACGGCAGTCTCGTCCTTTCCGATCCTCAGACAAGGACATATTGGTCAACTCACACTGATGCTGATCATGTTATCCTCCTCAACAATTCAAACTTGCTAATACAGAGTGCCAACCAGAACGAAGCTCCAGCATGGCAGAGTTTCGACTTTCCCACAAATACCCTCGTCGAAAACCAGAATTTCACATCTAAAATGGTTCTGATTTCCTCCAACGGACTGTACTCGATGCGATTAGGGCCCGACTTCATCGGCCTCTACGCGAATTTCAATGAAGGCTCGGACCAGATTTATCTCCGGCACAAAGCAATGGAAGCCAAAACCGATATAGTCGAGAATGAAGGCCCCATTTACGCGCAGATAAACCCGGATCGGTACCTCGGTATGTAccaaacgggtaacccgttacCCGCCGACGTTCAAAAGTTCAACAGCTATCAGACACCCATCACCGGCTTCCTCCGGGTCCGGTTAGAACCCGACGGGAACTTAGTCGGGTACTTCTGGGACGGGTCGAAGTGGGTTTTGGACTACCGGGCGATTTCTCAAAGCTGCGAGCTTCCGAGTGCGTGCGGTTCGTACGGGTTGTGTACAGCCGGAAATGGCTGCTCGTGTTTGGATAACCGGACGGAGTTTGCCTCCGGCGAGTGTTTCGCGGCGCAGTCCGGTGACTTCTGCAGCGACGGAATCCCGAGAaataatttctgggttttgaggaGGAACGGGGTTGAGCCGCCGTACAAGGAGTTGATGGGGTACCAAACGACGTCGTCGCTGGACCAGTGCGAGAGGCTTTGTGAAAGGAACTGTAGCTGTTGGGGCGCGGTTTTTAATAACGCATCCGGGTTTTGTTACATGATGGACTACCCGATCCAAACCCTAGTGGGTGTGGGGGATGAGACCAAGATAGGGTATTTTAAGGTGCGGGAGGGTGCAGGGAGGAAGAAAATGACTGTGGGTGTTGGGGTTGGGATTGGTGTGATGTGTGGggtggttttgattttggtgggGATTGTTGGGGTTTGGAGGTTTAGGGTTTGGAAGAGGaagaggggaggaggagcagtAAAGAGCCGGTTCATGGAGCAAAACGGCGGCGTTTCGCCCGGCCCGTATAAGGATCTTGGATCGGCAAGCTTTAGGTCAATTGAGATGGGGAGTACATAG
- the LOC133721513 gene encoding uncharacterized protein LOC133721513 produces MRSIATCYNEHAIKVSDSYCSGPSNRAYVTPKLIPSIPNEVTCIYKTKLLNHQQLLITLTWYNRISGQGLIVNVDEYKMNSSSSSSSWESKSLSSSNSQRLQKEKGTRTFQSCNLKIEVFWDFSTADYHNGGPEPTNGFYLLVLADSELGLILGDKIEEVLDLKKYKTIISQQKFSLVSRSEHVSGNAVYSTKAQFCDSGIAHDILIKCDRDDEGGSKSQVLTFSIDKKKIFQVKRLKWNFRGNQAIFLDGLLVDLLWDIHDWLFNPKSGRAVFMFRTRSGLDSRLWLEEKVLEHKGQDRPEFSLLICACYLGKLLVSK; encoded by the exons ATGAGAAGTATAGCTACTTGTTACAATGAACATGCTATCAAGGTATCAGATTCATATTGTTCAGGGCCTTCAAACAGAGCCTATGTGACCCCTAAGTTGATTCCTTCAATCCCAAATGAAGTTACATGCATATACAAAACCAAGCTCTTGAACCACCAGCAGCTTTTGATCACTCTAACTTGGTACAACAGAATTTCAGGCCAAGGACTCATTGTCAATGTGGACGAGTACAAAATgaattcctcctcctcctcctcatcttgGGAATCAAAATCATTGTCGAGTTCGAATTCCCAGAGACTGCAGAAGGAAAAGGGTACCAGGACATTCCAATCCTGCAATTTAAAGATAGAAGTGTTTTGGGATTTCTCCACTGCTGATTATCACAATGGAGGACCAGAGCCAACAAATGGTTTTTATTTATTGGTTTTGGCAGACTCAGAACTTGGTCTGATCCTTGGGGACAAGATAGAAGAAGTGCTGGACCTGAAGAAGTACAAGACTATCATTTCACAGCAGAAATTCTCATTGGTCTCCAGGAGTGAGCATGTCTCTGGTAATGCAGTGTATTCAACCAAGGCTCAATTCTGTGACTCGGGAATAGCTCATGACATTCTGATCAAGTGTGACAGAGACGACGAAGGAGGCTCGAAAAGCCAGGTGCTAACGTTTTCAATTGACAAGAAGAAGATTTTTCAGGTGAAGAGGTTGAAGTGGAATTTCAGAGGGAACCAGGCAATTTTTTTAGATGGTTTGCTGGTGGATTTGTTGTGGGACATTCACGATTGGTTGTTCAACCCAAAATCTGGGCGTGCTGTGTTTATGTTCAGGACTAGGAGTGGATTGGATAGCAGGCTTTGGCTGGAAGAGAAGGTTCTTGAACACAAGGGACAGGACAGGCCGGAATTCTCCTTGTTGATCTGTGCCT GTTACCTTGGAAAGCTCCTGGTCTCTAAATAA